The DNA window cctgccaaggacaaaatagctgcaaagagtttgtatgttctccctgtgtttgcgtggatttcctcccatactccaaaaagataTTCTGATAGGGTAAAATGTCTGATACTTCAAAGAAACTTTCTGTACAGTAGTCTAAATTTAATACTTACTTCACATACACTGATGCCTTGGGAAAAATGTTAAGGAAATGGTTTGCATTTGTAGGCATTGGTGGATTCTTTAGTTTTGCTGATAGGAATATAGACATGGTAGCAAATTTAGCCGATTTTCTCAACGGAACAAGCACTCTTAGGGGAATAGTCCTAGCCAAATTTGCACCTTAAAGGCAAGAAATTCAAGTTATATCTTCATTTCATAAGCTGTATGTTCTCCAATTATATCAATCTATATtttatctagagcaggggtgctcacactttgtcagcatgtgcgctacttctttaaatgaccaagccctaagatcgactacccacttcttgtgggcgggaccggggcgggtctgtgggtggggctggagtgggcctgtgggcgggtgGGGCATGTCGGTGGGTGGAGCTGAACATGTGGGCGTGGCCAGGcagatcgtgagaggtggccTCCCATgcatccctgctgtctgcttcttcacagcgcaggctgagttatctgtggacactggcaggctggggctgcggcagccctgcctgccagtgtcagtagatgactctcagcctgcgctgtgaagaagcagcaccccggccccctccatccctaagagcggcctgcaagcgcttgttcagcctgtgctgtgaagaagcagacaccggggatgcctggctgcatcccgtgatcgacccatacgtccattgcgatcgaccggtagatcgcgatcgacgtatcgGGCACCCTGATCTAGAGCAATCTAAACTTTTACAGGTTTCACTATtattgatggaccagaacaacagagaggtCACATAGTTTGTCACCAGGACAGAACTAGACCATGTGATTTGGTAATGGTAGTACTgtctttttaaaaacaaaaaacattggtTACAAGGTCATCATAAATTTTTTTGGGGCACTTCAACATTATTAAAATCTCTGTGAGctcgtagaagtgaatggagcacgaaTCACCCAATTTCACGGCTGCTATATTCACAGGAaagatttagggctcgttcacatggagttttttggcaacggactttgacacagaatctgcctcaTAATCTGCTGCcacaaacggctcccattgacttcaatgggagccactcactattttttttccgttagctagtagggaaaaaagaagcgagatgacccttcttgccacggattccgtggctgactcagccataGTGCTCACAGCACGAGACTGCCTCCCGATTAGGCTCATTTGGGTTGAAAAACCCCGTCGCAGCGAGCCACGTGGAATGTTCACACGTGAAATGCAAAtgccgccatgtgaacatacccttaggggtcTCAGTATTTAGACtcccagtgatctgacacttatcccctatcagcCGCGTCTTTGGtagcacaacctctttaaggaatgCTTTGATAGGGTATGGTTACAGagatttgcaggctgattttgaggcagaatccacctcataatctgcttcaaaaacgcctcccattcatttcaatgggagcctgtagcattttttttcctctagctgatttttttcagttagacgaaaaaaaaatgacatcacCTATCTTCAGGCAAACTCTGCAttgaaaaaaacattgaaattaatgggagggggaaaaaacatgatgcagcTTTTgtcgtggtttttgcaaaaaatcaccagcatttttttaaagggaagtttcaaggtccatacagtctgctggaggaaaaaaaatccgGGACAACAATCATCAATGTTGCCAATAGTAGCACAACACTAatctgatatttatggcctatcctagaaaaccagacattgatctatagggagtacCTTCCGAAAGGTAGCGCTAGAGTaagtttaccttttttttttcctatcaagtAGAACTTGATTATTCTCAGTAGAGTATGTATGGTCTGTAAGACGCTACATACTGCAAGGTGTCCTGCAAAGGTAGTGCCCCTAAGGAGTCATAGCATCCCTTCTGACCATCAGTTTTAAAGTACAGATAAACCTTATTTACATGGCCCCTAACTTTTTAACAAGGGTGTCACCATTGCTCACATCACACCAAACCGCTATGGTTTCTAGCATACTGTTCCTCCATATTCCATCTCTCCCTACTATGATTGACATGTACTCTGCCTGGCTCTGTCAGACAGGGGCTGATCCCGgacccagcgccacacctctaatgtgagcggcagcccgggcgattttatttttttttattttttctttgaaccagcgcaggagagctgcctcTCTCCGTGCCCTGGTTCAGACGACTACGTATCAGCATAGACGGCGTCTGTCGAGAGAAGAGGATCgtggaggcagcgggagcagcagcagcgcgatcgctaagtataataacattttttttgcttCATAATAGGCCGCtatggtagcggcctatttaccaacctccccggacctgatcactgccgcccccgcttgaagggtccactatggcccctgtaacctctattatgccccacagaggcccccctgcaacctctattatgccctacagtctattgtgccactgtggggcataatataggctgcaggggccgctgtggggtatatctatctatctatctatctatatatatatatatatatatatatatcctattaaaatacactcgattgcgcaataggctacttttcgtcacaatagcgcacatacgtttttcccaggacccccacaaaacccaaactcacatcactatctctgcaatctcacacactttggaccatagcaagccacaaaattcatattaccctctacagcagaggtcagcaacccctggcacatgtgccaagagtggcactcctgccatatttcactggcacgccagcagcacaggacctgcaagagttacatGAAGTCCGAGCatctcttcagtgctctgctagagctgaggcataaggacactcccctttgagaagGGTGCAGggacccagggggtggagcttaatcgctcaggtctgtgcctgctactgtgatagctcctgccgtctgcatcctgcaaagattcccggaggaggagaggaagctgctagcaaaatgAAAGTAacaacacacaggtacataggattcctattctcattaatgtcaggcatttggggttattagtttagtgttagtaactccatgtgcctcacattaataggaataaaccccatcatgtccctcatattaacccctgtgtgcctcatataaaggttactaatatgtgagacatatggaggtactaataaaagacctcaataatgaagatacttaattattacctccaagtctctcacatatcagtaactcttacacaagggttaatgtgagggacatgatggggttaattgctattaataagaggcgcatggagttactgaactgtCATGCATAGGGCCAGACTTCtatctacaattggtcctgtatatttcaatgggcccatacacatagatcctgtttttgcggctgtgtgtccaggacaaattgagctgtaaaatatagagcagcattccacacaaaagtctcatgtattctcagaattacagcaaaaacaagatacacagtcacatttcatatcccatcccttatacacagtacgaaaaccttacccacgcctgtatttacccacttctacaatcaccacagacgaagtcgcgggtaccagctagtatttatatatatagaggttgggtgcatggagaagtgaggagtcaaagatataTGTGtgtcaaactttacagagtcaaatcacagctgaaagaagtggtcatcgcggtccaaagggaagagacgggaaatatggagagacgtctcctgtgagtattactgcattgtgtttattgtaatgtcagaatgtgatggcagaaaatatgaatcgcatttgaaaaacgcatttttaaggctatttttttttttaaaatcctgggGCGGTACCCCAGACCCCCTGCTCCCTTGGGGGGTATTCTATACCCCCCAGACCcctcggtaagtagggccccaccaaagtcaattgcctagGGCCTGCAAAGCCTGGACTGCTGTCAGACATAGCAGGGAGGTAGTTTTTTTTGGTGCAATTAGAACTGAGCAAAGTGGTGCAGAACACAGTCACTGTACCTTCAGCGTTTGATCCAATAATATATTGAAATACGTTTTTGTGACTGGCAGTTACGCTCATATTAGTCACAGGCATTTTAATGGAAACCCATTTACTTTCTTCATATTCTCTGAGTTCAAAGCTCTGTAAAACAAGAAAATGTTGATGAGCCTTGTGGTGTGTATGACAGGGATTCAGTGTTGCATACTGGTAGAGCGAAGGACTGCCTGGCCAATCAGAGTGAAGGGCgtcaaatttaaagaggacctttcacaacctccacTCCAATTCTCATCATTTGTTAATAGGCACAACACCACTGATCCAGCACAGTTGACATTTTTTCTAgtgcccaccattcctgagcaatcagtgctgttagttttggtccctgatatgctctgtacagtcaggagggcagtgtcaggaagCACtaggaaaggggtgtgattctgagtacTGACGCTGTCCAcctttgattggagctctgaatcacaccccttttcctgctcctgcctgacattgaatcagtggagcagagcctattaacCAATGCTAAGAAGTGCTTAAATTGGCGAAATGTCCCCTTTAAATCAACAGCAAACTTGGCTCTGTTTAAGGATTTTTTTATCCTTGTTATTAGTTTGTGTCCTGCTATTGTAATCTTCTCCAATGGCTTGTATGACTACTCTACTGTTCTACTTACTACACTACTGCATTCCCAGCTCTGCTAGTTTCCTGTTACCAAAACTTTGATTATACTGACCATTCTTCTGCAAAGTTCCTTGTAGTActatgtacagtcatggctgtaagtgttggcacccctgaaatgttTCCAGGAAAATAAGCATTATGGCAAATAAGTATTTACAGTATTACAGTAAATAAGTatttacagccatgactgtaccTGATGTGCTAGACCTCCACTACCAGACATTTGGCTCGACTTACATTGCTGATTCTGCATACCGGTAGCTATAACACTCACATTTTCCTTTTATTCTGGTTCTATTCtagatgcaaaaaaaattaaatcaatgACAGGGCTAGTAGATGTCCTCTAAGTCTTGTATCTCAACCTTAGAGGGAGTTACCAGGGTGTTACCAGGATGAAACATACTAAACCACCAACACAGACAGATCAAGCTCAACTGAATGTAACATCCTTCTCCCATGAAAATTTTTGTGTCTGTTACCAAGATATTCTTTTATTTCACAATGTGCCAATGAGAAACCTATTGCCTGTGGAGTAGTTTTGTTGCTTCAAACTGCTACTCCCCACACTGCTCCCCCTACCCCCATTCCTTCTTTGAGAGACTGGGTCAGGGAGTTATGCTGAAATATTGCCTATccctgacagtgcattgaattctttgCCGGTATCGGCCTGGttgcagagatatcggtgccataaGTTTCGGTACCAATATCTCTGCACTGTCAATGGGTGACCTCACAGCTTGGCCTGATGGTACTAttctatagacttgtactgtcatgGAGGGCATAGCtctcagccatgacactgagctgtgacttTGACCCTTCTGACAATGCAGTGATATCAGTggtgaaactaatggcactgatatctctgcaactgGGGCAGATACTGCCAAAGCTGatggtgagctgaattcagtCAATGCTAGAGGCCATGAAAGATCCTATTTAAGCAGATTTTGCAATATTATTGGCATGTAGGACAATTTACAATGTTTCTAATTTAAGATTACTATAAAtcgcatacagtataataagaaaaaatctaatttgttataTTCAAAGAGTGAACCATCTCTTACGGAATAGTTTTTCACCAGACGGTATGAGGGACATTCGAGGCCAAAGCAAAAGGATGGTTGGATTAGTTGAGGATTACGCTGCTTGACTTTGTAAGGAAGTTGATTCTTTTCTAGGTTCTCTTGGTCTGTAAAGGCCCCATAGGCTGCGATAAGGCTCAGTAGTATGAAATATACAGAAAGCATTTTGTTCAGCAATTGAAGGTATGGTAGAGTCTTAGATTTGCCTTCCGATTATATAGTGGGAGGACTATAGAGTACTGCCCATTCTTTCCCTATGGTATCTTTGTGTCTGCAGATTATATTACCTTGCGTAGATAATACTGAAAGAAAACTATTCTCtattgtaatgtaaaaaaaaacctaatatgtTAACTACATGTTCTCTAAGAAATAATTTATTAGTTTTAACAGTGCACAACAGACTTATCCTTTGTGCACGATGCTGGCTATtcataggcttaaatgtcaaagGGAGTGAAAATAAATCTGACTTACCCATTATTTCATGTATTAGTAGTACAGTATTCACACTATATCATGTTTTCAGCACATCAAACACCCATAACCTTTTCTAAATCTCTATATATGGGCATACCTAAAGTCTGATATAATTTTTGGATGAAAAAAAGACAAAGTCCAGCAACAGATGGTCcaggtgaaaattaaaacttagcttttaataaaaTTGGTAAAAATCCATAAGGGTGgcaacaatattgtctcactggactctggaggtgtgtggttctgtcctgtaactctttcacctcatggaactgccatgaacttcaggctctgcaaccttttatgggtcagtaatgatggaacgaaatttattggatattttaaactattttaacaaaaaactgaaaagtggggcgtgcaatattatttggcccctttactttcagtgcagcaaactcactccagaagttcagtgaggatttctgaatgatccaatgttgtcctaaatgactgatgatgataaatagaatccacctgtgtgtaatcaagtctccgtataaatgctcctgctctgtgatagtctcaggtttctgtttaaagcacagagagcttcaagaagaccaaggaacacaccaggggtaattaatttagtttcagtaactccatgtgcctcatattaatagcagttaaccccatcatgtccctcacattaacctctgtgtacCTCAAATAAGGGTTATTAATATGTGAGAAATATGTaggtactaataatgaagatacctaattattacctccatgtctctcacacatcagtaactcttatgtgagatacacaggggttaatgtgaggtacatgatgGGGCTAACTgcaattaatatgaggcacatggagttactaaattgtaatgcacatgaccagattttttatccacaattgtcctggtatagcaatcagtgggtgacgtggcagtatttagtcctggtatagcggtcagtggcttacgtgacagtatttagtcctggtatagtggtcagcgggtgacgtgagagtatttagtcctggtatagcggtcagtggcttacgtgatagtatttagtcctggtatagtggtcagcgggtgacgtgagagtatttagtcctggtatagcagtcagtggcttacgtgatagtatttagtcctggtatagcggtcagtggctgacgtgacaatatttagtcctggtatagtggtcctatttgatatctctgtatgtactgtacataaatatattttattttggggaatgtgtcttgttgcttttgcacctgatctttaaagataagacacagaagcaactagtttgcctaAGGCAAACAAAACTTAtaaatttacaaacaaccacttaaaagacattaagaacacccctgtaagtaccagtgataggcactgcagcacattgaattaacagaatgtgactatgttgttTGTAGTGGGGcctcacttttaattttgcccagggccccattttcttTAAAACCGGCCCTGGCTATGAGGGTCTTACTTGCTGATTTTACAGTTTCTCACTACAAAATTTTGGCAATATTCAAAGAAAATCAGATCATTCAGAGACCACACAAGTCATATTGAAAATATGCAGCTCGTAACAAACTGGTAGACATGGTAAATAGAATGGAGGACGAAGTGGATGCTGTTTAAACTTACAGACATAGTGGATTGCTCTAGGCGCGATAATGGCACTTAATGTTACGTCAAGTAGGTCAAACAACAGCTGACTCTTGGCCATAAAAAACATGGCTGAGAATTGTCCATGGTtgtatgaacatagccttaccatTTAACTTACCACTGCTATCTCTCAATCTAGAGGCCCTTAGGATTTGGACAAACTCCAGAATGCCTGGTGCTGTAAGATAATGCAGACAGCAGAAATTCCATCCACAGATACAGTGCTGAGTGGTCTAACTCATGGGATTTGGGATATGGTTCTAAAAAATACTACTTTAACCTTTATAAATAGGTAAACATGTGATTTTGAAAATAGGGTCATACATAGTAAGCTGCAACATactgtggcccagatttactagggCCACTGCGTCTAGtatgtggacggggggggggggggagcctgtCATGTCTGTCAGATTTACTGACAACTCATGCCTAGAAACTGGTGTGAATTATACCACAAATCTATGGCGCGTACCAGTGTATGATATACATGCAAGGTAAAGTCATTATTTAAAATGCCTATTTTTGTCTGCAATATTACATGAAGATGCTGTTATCTTCAAACATTTGTTGGATTTTCTAGGTCTCTCCATGTATAAATCTAAAAACAGTAGATATATATTCCTTTTTCAATTCATGGAGTAACCATAGATCATTTTTTTCTATATTGCATTGACTCAGTATATAGCATAGACTCTCATCAAAGCCTAAGTGTATGTATTTCATTGCACTCATGTGTGGTTGCACCACCTATCTCTGGAATCCTTGttcattatttattaatatatttttcaatACATTTATACTTTTTTAGAATCTTTTTGTCTTCTGTGTGGTAGTTGGCCTTTTTTAGGCTAATTTAgttcctaactggtgtagattGGAGCTCAGGCACCTACATGTACAAAACTTATTAAGAAGCCGGAGGCTCTTagtaattctggtgcatcttatATCTGTCAGGGAATGAACTAAAGGGTTATTCTTAGGATAGTCTATCAATATTAGCTCTGGGGTGCTCTCAGGtattggaccctcacagatccaCTCCACGGATCACCGGTACTGAGTTTTGGTTACATACCGAGAGCCGCGCTGTTTACTTGCTGTACAATCTGTAGTGGCAAATGTGGGTCCTGCAGCATTGCCgtatagatttcaatgggaccgCACTGCAGTACCTATACTCATGGCTACAGTTTATATGGCTAGTGAGACACGTGGCTCATAGTATGTACACAATACTGCAAATTGCACTGTCTGTACGGGCGACTTGTGGGGATTCCAGGTGTTGGAGCCCACAGCCTTGCCTCCAGATGCTTGGAGCAAAGGAGtcaccctcagtgctccagatagGTCAGGCTCCAATGAACaatctaagggtgccttcacacggagtaacgcattttacatgtaaaaatacacgtgtaaaatggagtaagccattgaattcaatattTTTTTCCGTATAACACGCGTCTAAAGACGCGCGTTAAAaataagccattgaactcaatgactaactacattttacacgtgtatttttacacgtgtaaaatgggcAAAAAGAatggagcgtaactccatgtgaaggcaccctaacagTGTTGctagtttaatatgcttcaccctggtaaTAGACTAACTTTAATAACCTGTGTcctccaatagagatgagcaagtagtattcgatcgaatacctcgctctcaTAGGAATTCTTGTAAGCGGACGAaatcaaggggttaagtgcagtgaatatttgatgcgcttaaccccttagtgttcggccgcttacacgcattcctatgggagcaaggtattcgattgaatactactcgctcaacactatccTCCTActatttttcaattattttcaGCAATTATTGCTACAGTAGATCTTCCTTGGGACCGGACCAGTTAACCAGTTAACTGAGCCACATTCACCCATGATCCTTTCACCATCTGTCTTTCCTTGGACCACGTTTGGTTGGTGCTAACTACTGTATCCCAGGAACAAGACCTGACATTTAGAGATGCCCTGACCTAgtagtctaaccttcacaatatGACCCTTGTCCACGTACTCAGATTCTTGAAAGTGCCCTTTCTTTTTTTACTTCCAAAACACCAGCTTCAAGAACTGCCTTGTTACTTACCGACTAATATCCcactccctgacagcttctattGTCAGAAGATAATGTCATAGACAACATTTTATTcagtaaagtatattaaaaagaaccaaactttatatatatattttttttattttattttttttagagtttACAAAATCTGTTTATTACAAAAAATACATGACAACAAGTTACATACACAAGGCAGTGTTAAAGAGTCAAAGGGTTTTCCAAGGAGCCAGTGGTTACAAATAAGAGCAAATAAGTAAATTCCAAGTGCCAAAACAAGTCTACTTTGCCAGGTACCACACTTCATTGTGGCGGTCGAAAAGTTCAAAAGGAGCATTATAGCCAACACGTACAAAGTATGTATCATCGAATTCCAGACCAAGGGACCTCAGCTCTTCCGCTAGGGCTTTAGCTTGCTTGACAAAAGTAGCGTGTATAGCATATCCTCCAAAAGACCTGAAAAGGAATGGACAGTTCATATGAGCAACAAACAAAAGgagaaataaatatatgtatattatacattacatacaATATACTCTTATAGAGCTGAGTCTGCTAAATGCTCGGGAtagcaccccctccccctcaccaATCACCCCAATGAAGCTGCTAAAAAAAGATGGCTCTGGTGAACAAGACTTGTCCCCATTACATTATTGAATAAGTTCCTGGTCATATCCAATAGCAGCTTAACAAGACAATAGACTGTCACCACCATAATTATAGaaagggggcaacacagtggctcagtgattagcactacagccttgcagcgctgaagtcctgggttccaatcctgctaaggacaacatctgctaggagtttgtatgttctccctatgtttgtgtggatttactcccaaagacatactaatagggaaaaatgtagattgtgagccctatatggggttcacaaactacatttaaaaaaattataattatagaaaaatctttaaaaatctgcAAACATTTTATTGATTTACTTTTAGGCTTGTAAAAAATTTTAACttatttgtctacaaatttagtTAAATATAGTTATGATCCTGGTTAAAACGTCTTTAAGAATTATTGCCATCTGGGGCGTTCTTGGTAAGAGTACATGCCATAAATGTTTTAAAGTTTGGCACAAGTTCTACAATCATGACTCACTTGTTGGGAGAATGGTCCCCATCCCCCACAGTCATTACTCCGGGAGGAGACCATGCATGTTGCTCTCTGTATTATGGATAGATGATGTTGTAACTGGTTAGTATTTCACAACTACAACAGGAGACTTGCATGCACAGGCTGTTATCTCTAACCTTTAGAGcccattcacatggcagaatctgtTGATTTTGAGAAGGATTCCTCCTTCCATTTTAGTCAAGGAAAGGCAGAGATCACAGTAGGATGTGAAAAAAAATTATCCCCTGCTCCATCCTGCTGTGGAATCCACAGCTCGAGCCTTCCTGCCAATAAGTCCCATTCATCAGTGGCAGAAATCTGGTTTTCTACTTTGGTATTCTGCTCAGGATAGAGGGTGAACCATATGAGCCAcatgtctgcctcaaattcatcttcattttccGTGGTATGAACGTAGCCTTATACTGCTTTCTAGAGTGTTAAAGAGGATGAAAGAATTCCATTCATCTAACCTTtcctgctcccataaagggataattcttACACAGGGACATTTCATGGGGTCGGAAATGGATACAGAGTGCACAAGttgtacttacctgtccctgagcGGCATGCTCTCCTCTCACATGAACAACCACACACAGACAAGCATTTCTATGTCCAGGGCCAAATAGAATGGCATAGCGGGCCACAGGATGGGCATGCCTGGCTTACTACAACAGAAGTGGACAATGAACTGGACTTGAAGTAACTTACTTGACATATACAGAAGATGCAGGTAATGTCTCAAGGTAAACTGCAGGGTCTGAAGGTTTTGGAGGATTCTCCAATTCATGTGGCACAAAGAAGGACATTGTGAATTTCTCTGCAGATTGTTCTTTTAATGGCATATGCATCACCACAGGTACAGTCATGTTCATTGTTTGCTCTAAAAGGAGGTAAAATATCGAGAGGTGAGACATGTTAAGTATTGAACAGAGTGTCCTTATAAAGTTTTTTCAGCATATACATCCCAAACCCCTCACTATGGACAGCTCAATCTCAATAATTCCTGTATGAAGGATATGCTTTGCAGAGTAAGGTACATGTTATACAGTAACTGATAGATCTCAGTGAACCCATATAGTTACAATAGCCAAATGCAATTGATGTATTTCAACTGAACCCATCTACTGTATAGTGATAGGTCATCAAATAAGCCCCTTTAAGTGCAAGTTGAGAGTTCAAATACACAAAGACATCAGCATGACTAAGTTTCAATATTGTATCCCAAATATATGTTTTGTATGGGGAGGTTCCTACACCAGCATATTTAGTATATAATTCTTTCCTAACGTTCTGCTCTTTGAAGTCCTAGAGCAGGGTCAGCATCCCCCAGCACACATGGCAAGAgtaaaacacaggccatagcTCCCTGGCATGACAATTTCCCCCTCTGCACCTTAAAACTGAGAGCATCTGGCACCTGCAGACACCAATTCCATTCATAACTTAGCAGAGGGAGGTGGACCATGTGATTGTACATGTCACTCAGTTTGCAGAGCCCTGCGAGTTACTACAGAGGATGCTGAGTGACGTGAACAATCACATGGTCCTCCGCTTGCCACCAAGTTATAGGGGCGAACCTTCATCAGTTATAAAGCAAAGATGGGAGATACAGATACATGACCACCTGGGACATTAGATTGTGTATACGGGGCCTGGCATTCTACCacacaaaatagcacagtatgcTATCTGAAAttgtagtgtcccagtacactccttaCTGCCATGATAGTTGCATACCtgccaactttcaaaggatagaaTGAGGGAGAAAATGTGTTGCACACTATGCGTGACACAGCTaatttagctccgcctacttCTATATTCACTCTGCTCATTCTcacccatttctctttgtgcccctacacagtataatgcccctacactccccagtttaatgtcccccacctccatctgccatcaatttaaagtcctcccttcatctgcccctagtttaattgccccccttcAACTGCCACCAATTTActgtcccctttcatctgccaccaggttaatgctctccttcatctgccgccAGTTTATTCACCTGCACTCCTTTGTA is part of the Leptodactylus fuscus isolate aLepFus1 chromosome 3, aLepFus1.hap2, whole genome shotgun sequence genome and encodes:
- the LOC142197385 gene encoding heme-binding protein 2-like → MESRRALLLGLLAIFEITVAEQVYENPSQNQLPSFCRTRDCPRYQLVKQYDNFELRQYEETRWVTTPVNQDIIGIGMAKSFWRLFYYINGTNAEEQTMNMTVPVVMHMPLKEQSAEKFTMSFFVPHELENPPKPSDPAVYLETLPASSVYVKSFGGYAIHATFVKQAKALAEELRSLGLEFDDTYFVRVGYNAPFELFDRHNEVWYLAK